The genomic region atagagatgatggtagcatgttattgagAATATAATCAACAGGGCTGTATTGTGTGTAATTATAGTTGACAGGGGAAATTTAGTTTTatctatgtcaccagaaagaaagctggagattaaaacattgaaatgtataatacagtgaatcttgtggtagacaatgactatgattaacagtacaaatattaaaaaagttctttcatgaactagaacaaatgtacaacactattacaaggtgtgccagtttgaatgcattttgtcccccaaatgccattatctttgatgtagtcttgtgggacagacttttggtgctgattagatttgcttggaatgtgccctacccagctgtgggtggtgactctggtgggatactcccatggaggcatggccctgcccattcagggtgggccttgatctggggagccatataaacatgctgactcaaagagactggacggagtgcagctgtgagtgacgttttgaagaggagcaagcttgctagagaggaacatcctgggagaaagccattttgaaaccagaactttggagcagatgccagccacgtgccttcccagctaacagaggttttccggacgccattggccatcctccagtgaaggtacccgattactgatgtgttaccttggacactttatggccttaagaatgtaactgtgtagccaaataaaccccctttttataaaagccaatccatctctggtgttttgcattccgcagcattagcaaactagaacacaaggagttaataatagagtggtatatggagaaaatgtacctgttgcaaactatggactagagttaatagtaatatcttaatattctttcatcaacagtaacaaatgtatcacaccaatactaggagtcaacgaTAGGGGTataaggagtatggaatgtttagggttttcttttttgggagaataatgaaaatgttctaaaatttattgtggtgatgaatgcacaactatgcaatGATTCTATGAGCTATCAactgtatactttagatggattgtatggtatgtgaacacatctcaataaattgcattaaaaaaaggtgTGGGCCACTGTAATTGTGAtaagtcttaatcctcttccctggagtcctttataagcacagtgaaattcaaacaaacagagagaaaaaccacaagaagctgaaatcaatgaacgGAGAAGAGAATAGAAAGTCCAGGGGAGGctaccatgtgacaagctaaggacaaagaattgccagcagccagccctacaaagccacagtctttgaggagaaagcatcatcttgatgatgccttcattttggactttcttttagcctccaaatcataagataataaattcaaattatttaatccatccgatttcatggtatttgcttgatcagcccaggaaaatgaagcaattttaaaattctactttcatgaattgtaacaaatgtaccacactaatgcaaggtgttaataagaggATATTATAGGAACTCAGTGTTTACTCATGATtcttttgtaaacctacaacttctctaacagaaaataaaaaccaattcCATTGCCCCTAgtcaatatatatattaattcataaTACTTTAAATTTAGctcctaatttcacttcttagATGTGTGTAATAGTTGATACACTTAAGTAAAATGCATTTCCTACTGTGGATCATGCTAAAAAAAGTTGGAAGACAATTATTCTATAAAAAGTAAATTACAAGATTGATCAAGAAGTGAAGCAGAATTTTGTCTCACTAGTTggtgaaggaagaagaaaatatttttaccaaTATTTGAGTTCTCCATTTGCCATTGTGTTTTGGTTGAAAGTTgtaaatgtgttttgtttcttttgaacaATGGCATAGGGATGTCTTGGTGATGGAGGTAAGGAGAGGTGGGGAATCAAACCATCTGAGTTCACATTCTGTTTCCACCATTTATTGACTGACTCATTTTGTGCAAGTTGCTGAATTGCTCTGCACCTCAATTTCCTATCTATAATATGAGGATTGTAAAAAACTGGCTTTATTGAGTTGTAAAGGTTAAATTAGCTCCTACACAGAATGTACCTGATACAGTGTTTCGCACACAgcaagtgctcaacaaatgttatcatcattacaaataaatgaaagaaactttAGGGATAGAGCCCAACAATGTGAgatttaacaagctctccagttGATTCTGAGTTTGAGAATCAGTTTTAACAGAACCAAGATGATAATGTGAATACTACAGAATGAAACTGATAACACTAATAGTACTACTACTATTAGTAATAGGCATATATCAGGGAAATTTTGGCATATAACTTATACACATATTCAATAATATTCTGCTATACTAGTCCACAACCTAGATTTTGAAAAAAACTTGTTCTGCTTTTAATTGCCTGCTTGTGTGTATTTACCTGAATCCTAATATCTTGTTTCTTTGagtacaatctaggaacattttgTCTAGTAATATTCTGAACAGTAGAAGTTTATTgtaaaatatcaagaaaaatatatatgtaatatgtatatatatctacatgtatataaatataaagaaaatatgaattccTTTAATCTTCAGGTTAAGAAAATAATTGCACCTTCATAATAAAGAGCATTTCTATAATATAATTAGTATTTCAATGGAGTTGTTTTAATTACCAGTATTCCAGACAACTAGATGAACTTGACAATATATAAACATCATTTACATCTAAATATCCACTAAATAATACACAAGTATATTTTAACAGTTACTTTTTATAGCAACTGACAGAATATCATGTTCAAAATGTGGACTTCACACAGGTACATATTTTACCTCGCTTTTAGTATCACACTGAAGTGATGTACAAAATGGAATACATTTTTAACATAGGGGAGAATGAGGTCACATGAATTGGCTCGACATTTTGTTGAATTTCTAGAAGACATAAGAGATGGGATTGCACTGAAGGACAAACAtaaaaaattatggaaatatgtatatatacagaatatatactattgctgacagggcgacgcaggaatgagacacggacacaaagctaagaattaagggagcagggggcccacttgcatctcgtgctaagtggaggacaatgcagccttgctccagctatttatttcagaagatcaggtgtatatgctaaaggtgctcaggtcggggagagcccaccagatacctatatttacatcaggtgtatccaatctaggtttacatcaggtgaatacaatctaggtttaagataatggtagtcacaagacacacatctttacagggcgggcctgcatggcattctatgcaggcctgcggctcagcgttctaagccaccaccctagatatgcctcaggcaacatggaagactcagtttcccacaataTACagatctatctatgtatctatcatctatctataccaaatatacatataatttgttAACAATGGTAATTCATTAAAAGCTACTGAAAAGGCACATGATTTAGTTAGAGCTATCTTTATGAAGAATAATTGGGCAACAGTGTTTGGGAAGCAAGACTTGATGTGGGGGACAAGTACCTAGAGTTTTGCAAAAACACAGACATGAGTAGTTTTAAAGATTGGGTTCTCAGTGCTATTCCAGTAggaatgtgtgcagaattttagTGTTAAGAGTAGAAAAGAAGGGTGCAGACCTAAAGATAGATGCGTCATTATACTTAAAGACTATGGAGTGTAGGGAAGGCTATCTTTCAAGGACTTTTCAGGAATAAAATATCCAAGATCTCAGTCATTTTCATATCTCCTCATTCATCCAGTGGGCATTGAAATATCACATCATCACATTATTTGAATTTTCGTAATATGCAACCAAACCCCTTGGTTTTCAACAACACATACCAATAATATTAAAGTGttattgatttatatattttactaaCTTATTTTAATTCTGGGAAAACTGCTATTGTGTCATATCTCTTTTTTGACCTGTCCCACGCCCCAACttaattctaatttttctatCTAATCTATTAGACTTTTGAATTATTGATGGTTTTCAGAAGGCCCAACAGCATACAAACACAACTGGAAAGGGCAGAGTGAAAGGCAACACATCTTTTCTCATATCTCATTTATGCACACTGAGCTGAGAGCAGCATCTTACAGTTTTGCCCTGTCTTCACTGGTTTAACTCacttcacatttttttctcattgaattcccatttctgtttatttctctgtGTGGTTCATGAAGTGAATCCCTATAAGAactgaaatttaacatttctattTAGAAAGTTATTGATGGCTAGCAGAATTGCTGGGACTTACATGAGCTCACCCAAACACAAGTTTGCCCCCAATATAGAGTTAAGTGTGATATGGTCTCCAGGATACACAGTGTTTTAGAAATCAAAGACATCTTACTCAAGCCCATTTCAGAGGACCCACACTGTGTTACCACTTAATACATTTACAGAATCACATTAAAGAACTTATAAGCACTTAACATGTTTACAATTGTTTTCTGTTTGAATGACATGTATGACATGATTAAAATTCCTTGTATGTTTTGAATAATATACACAAACATTTTAAGGAACTAATTAGGTTCTAACAGCTCAAGTCATTTAAACACTGGAGCATGGCATGTAATTATTTAGCATGCTGTTGGGTTCAATTTGCTAGTATCAGGTTGAGgaattttacatctatattcaaaaagaaattggtctatattttacttgtgatgtctttatctggctttgttatcagAGTAATGCTAGTAATGATAGTAATGTAATAGTTTCCTGTAAAATTTCATAGACTGTGTTATGCAAAGTTGCctggttaaaatgaaaaaacaaacaaacaaaaaaacaacaacacaataacaagtttataaaattttttagGACAATTATACTTACAGTAAACTTAAGGCACTAACCCAATCATAGCCAATTCAAACTGAACAATTTTATAACTGTTTTAATCACAAGAAAATGTATTACTAAGAGAACTTCactttattatttcccttttaacATTTTAGCCAGTGAATCTATGACTTTCTTATTTCTCAGGCTGTAAATAACTGGATTTACAAAAGGAATTATAACAGTATAAAACAGAGAGTCCATGATATCTTGATCATCTGCTTGAGGCAATCTAGGTTGCACATACATGTAGAGAAGGGGGCCATAatataaagagacagaaaagagatgGGCTCCACAGGTGGAAAAGGCTTTCCTTATGCCTTTTACAGacttcttttttaagattgtaAAGAGAACAGATGTATAAGAGAAAAGAACAGTCATAATTGTGAATACCTGAATTGAACCAGAGAAAATAAATACCATCAGAAAATTAACAGAAGGGTCAGTACAGGAAATCTTAAACAGTGGTATTACATCACAGTAGAAGTGATGTATTATGTTGGATTTACAGAAGGTTAATCTGAATAAAAAGCTCTCATGAATTAAGGCATGAAGAAGGCCACCAATAAATGACAGAACTGACAACTGCATGCACAGTCTATTGGTCATAATAACTGGATAAATTAAAGGTTTGCATATAGCTACATATCGATCATATGCCATTGTAGCCAGGAGAAAACATTCTGTGGTTACACTGATTGCAAACGAAAAAAATTGTATCATGCATTCAGAGAAAGAGATCATTGCAACTTTGGCTAAAAAGCCAATTAACATCTTAGGAGTCACTGTGGATGATAACCAAGCATCTACAAATGCTAAACACCCAAGGAATAAGTACATGGGTGAGTGAAGGTGAGGATCATTCAAGATTAGAGCAATCAGTCCTAGGTTCCCCATCATGGTGATGAGATATACCACCAAGAACATCAGGAATAGGGGGAGATGCCACTCTGGTCGATCCATGAGTCCTGTGAGAACAAACTCTGTCAGCAATGttgcattttccttttccatgtcCTCAATCAATGTCACTGAAATAAAATGGAGCAAATGTAAAAAGAACATTCACTCAATATTTGTAAGTAAAATATTGGGGGAGGGAATGGAAATCAAACCCTCCTCTtatcaaaatgacattttaatttgatttaatattaaaataattggtGGAAACTATTTTGGaggatggaagaaatggaaatgaatgcAAGTGAATCAGTTCAAAATGTGGAGGAATTAACAGATTTAGGAAAACATATTCTGCATGGATGTTAAATATATAGGGATGCTGATGAGAGTGGAAAGGAAATTCTATGTGAGTGTGATACATTATCAGATTCAggattaaaaatttttgaagGGTTTGGTTTACAAACTGAATTGAATGCCATGTGCAGGATCCTGAACTTTATCCCTCAGGCAATAAGCATGCACTGAAATCTTTTAGAACAGGGAATGGTattgtaagatattttaaaattaattacatgATATTGTAGAAAATAGGCTACAGGGAGGAAAAACTGGAGAAGGGATGCTAATCAGGaaactgaatgttttcttttggtttccaAATCAGATTACACATCAGAATTGCCCTGTGGACATTTTTAGTGCTAAAAAGAGATTGTGAGATATTATTGTAAAGATTCATTCATTATGACAAAAATGAGGTCCAggaatatgcatttaaaaaaatgcatcccAGATGATTGAATATGTGATGTGTCTAGTCCATGTGTGATATGACATTAGGAGTAATAAGAAAGATGtagaaatagattaaaaaaattcataaggTACTATCACTAGTCCTCAGTGATTTATTAGATTTTAAAGAGATGGTCAGTGAAGAAGAGAGGAGTCATTGGGTGTCTGGGTAGATGTTCCTCAAAAATTGAAGTTGAGAACTCAAATGTGTCAGTAAATTTATGCAGAGAGACACCCTTGGACCTCCAGGTGAGATGTATTAATAATATGAGTCTACTAGAGCTTAATAGAAATAATGTCTTGAAGTCATTGTGGTACTTGAAGTAATGGTTATGGATCTGTGGGAACagtacagagagaaaagaaaagaacaaggaaattactttgaagaaatgTGGTGTTAAAGGGGGCAGTGGATATATATTATTGACTGGATGGCCAAAAACTGATCCCTTTCCCACCACAGGAGTCTTGGTGGTGATCATAGGCTTCCATCCAGTCTAAAATCCAAAAAACCTAGAAACTCACTTTTGCATCCCATTTGCCCCTAGAGTGAGAGGACATGACTTAGGTTTGGTCAGTCAAATACACCCATTCAGTATTTGGAATATGGAAGAGAGGGGGACAGGTTTACAAGGACAAAAGAGAAGTGTGTCAAAGGGAGTCAAGGCAGCACTGTCAATACTCCAGAAAATGCCTCCTGCAGCCATGCCAGTGATGTCAGCAGTAGGAGCTTTGGCATCAGAAGTTGAGCAGCTGTGACTGCAGCTCTCACTGAGCTAGGGTGGGGCATTGTTTTGAGTGTTGACTGGCTGTCTATCATTCTTCTGTTTCTGCAAATTTTCATGGGTGAATTCTCTAACCTCCCTAGCAATTCTATGTTAGAGAACACTTTCATGTAATAAACTCATTTTTTGTTTAAATCACCAAAGATTGTTTATGTAACTTGAGACAAAGATTTCTAGCTGGTACAAAAGAGAAAGGGCAAACAAGAAAAGTACAGTGAGCAGAGTGGTCAGTAAAGCAGAAGGGAAATTGGGAAGCCCCTTGTGGAAGTGAGAGAAGACAGATACTAAAGAAGGACAAAGTGAAGTGCAGTGTCAAATGCCAAAATAAATGTTGTGGTAGGATAAGAAGTGAGCAGCGATCACTGAATGTAAAATTTAAGAGATTAATAGTGGCTTTAGTGAGAGCAAGCTCCATTTCATTTTTGTGTTATTGTTGAAGAGATTGAAAAATGAGAAGTGAACGGGAAGCACATGGTGCAAAGAGTAAGGATAATGATACAGTATTCCATGATACTCCATGACATTTAGAACCAGGTGGCATTTGTGTACAGCCTGTagacaaatatataattatttcctGAGGAACATTTGAGAAGAGCAGAGAAGAAGGAATCTAAAGGGGAGCAAAAGTAGAAAGGGAAATTTGGATAAGTGTGAAGAAAAcaagaagagaggggaagagaaatagGCTGAAAGTAACAGAGATGAAGATGGTAGGAAAATGAACCTAGTGGGAGAACAGAAGTATCAGAGAAAGGTTGAAGATAAAATAAAGGGAGAGACTTAGCAGCTTGAGGTATGTGTGTCTCCACTCTGATATTCATAAAAAGTTCTGTCCGTCTTCGTGATTTTTTTCTCATCAAAATTcaaagttaatttttctatagagTTTGTGGTTGAAGGAAGGACTTTGCTTTCAAATATTACTTTACAAACATTGAGTAGTTCATAAATACAGTAGCACTGCTTGAAtgtttttccatatttaaaatcCATTGCTTGCTCTATATTTGCAAGTACTACTACTTTTCCTAGAGAATACCTTCTTCTCCAGCAGGTTGTTTAGCAAGAATAAAATGGAGCCAAAGACTAGCTTTTGATCACAGACTATATATGTAACCCAAACCAATAATTCTAGTTGAGtggatttttatttgaaatgggCTCCCACACAACCCCAAACCATGCAACCCCAAATCACTCTCAGATGCAATTTGTATTATGGGCActttataattcatatatacaggAAGGGGCAgtggaagaaaacattttctgcATATTTCCCAAtctagatggatagatagatagataggtaggtaggtaggtagatagatagagataCCTCTGAAATTATTGTCAGAAGTGGATGAAGGAATAAAGGAGTAAATATTTAAGTAACTTACCTTAAAGAATTTTAATCATAGAAATTCTTTAAACACAATGTCTATCATAATTATCAAgaggatttatttatattagaaaGTATTACCTGAATCATTAAATCCAGTTTTTTAGTTGCCTAATGTTCTACCTTAAcaaaatttatcttaaaaatttaCTATAGTTAGGTTAACAATATAATAAAACATCATTAAACGGAACAACCCAGTATTACAGCACAGCAATTTTTCTTATACATATTttacagtatttaaaatataatatgcagataatttattgattttctcaaatgctcaccAGGGTATTTTGGCATCATTTAAACTAAACCTAAAATTGTAGTGaattaaacagtattttaaactttttatataCAGAATAATGAATACTAAAGAAATAATTTCTCCCTTACCTATATATTGTAAGAAATTTGAAGAACCTTTAAAAGTGGTAGGTTTTCTAAAGCAGGAAAAACACAGTAGCACAGGAATGACAATAACATAGATAGCAATTCTTTTCACAGTGATTCATTTTTGAGGTTTCATTTCCCAAACTCAGGAAAATGTAATTTATATAAGTTTGCTTTGTAAACAAGTGTAACCAGTTGTATAGTGTAAAAGTGAAACTCCCCTAAGAGTGCCCATGGATTCCCTTCAGGACAAAGTTAAGCTGTTCATCTCGATGTTGTGGACTTGGACACCTATGAGAAATCCAGGTTGATCCACAGGGTATTACAGACTTTGAAATCATAAAGCCACTGAAGACACATC from Choloepus didactylus isolate mChoDid1 chromosome 1, mChoDid1.pri, whole genome shotgun sequence harbors:
- the LOC119510865 gene encoding olfactory receptor 5H8-like produces the protein MEKENATLLTEFVLTGLMDRPEWHLPLFLMFLVVYLITMMGNLGLIALILNDPHLHSPMYLFLGCLAFVDAWLSSTVTPKMLIGFLAKVAMISFSECMIQFFSFAISVTTECFLLATMAYDRYVAICKPLIYPVIMTNRLCMQLSVLSFIGGLLHALIHESFLFRLTFCKSNIIHHFYCDVIPLFKISCTDPSVNFLMVFIFSGSIQVFTIMTVLFSYTSVLFTILKKKSVKGIRKAFSTCGAHLFSVSLYYGPLLYMYVQPRLPQADDQDIMDSLFYTVIIPFVNPVIYSLRNKKVIDSLAKMLKGK